A window of the Pantoea sp. Lij88 genome harbors these coding sequences:
- a CDS encoding anti-sigma factor — MTAQEHHDLTAAEYVLGLTDDVTRHRLDKRLNDDSAFAAEVLHWQKAFSGIDLLTHAVIPPAAVWPRIEQNLKRNAAASGPTSIRRQPGFWLGWGLAAAMAGVLIYNQVIKPDAPHSLQPIAVLSGAQPNAQFVVSLDKSASLIQVSALNITLPENKALQLWLIRGSAAPQSLGLIDHTDSNAFRLPPGELNNQTVLAVSLEPVGGSKLSGPSGPVIFQGKVTLL, encoded by the coding sequence ATGACTGCTCAGGAACACCATGATCTTACTGCGGCGGAATATGTGCTGGGTCTCACCGACGATGTGACCCGCCACCGGCTGGATAAACGCCTCAATGACGACTCAGCATTTGCTGCGGAAGTGCTGCACTGGCAGAAAGCGTTCAGCGGCATTGATCTGCTCACCCACGCCGTGATCCCGCCTGCGGCGGTCTGGCCACGGATTGAGCAGAACCTTAAACGGAACGCTGCCGCCTCTGGCCCGACATCAATCCGCAGGCAACCCGGCTTCTGGCTTGGCTGGGGTCTGGCGGCAGCAATGGCTGGCGTCCTCATTTACAACCAGGTGATTAAGCCGGATGCCCCGCATTCCCTGCAGCCGATTGCCGTGCTCAGTGGCGCACAGCCGAATGCACAGTTTGTGGTGAGTCTGGATAAGTCAGCGTCACTCATTCAGGTCTCCGCGCTGAACATCACGCTGCCAGAGAATAAAGCCCTGCAGCTCTGGCTGATTCGGGGCAGTGCTGCGCCACAATCACTGGGACTGATCGATCACACCGACAGTAACGCTTTCCGTTTACCGCCGGGCGAGTTGAATAATCAGACGGTGCTGGCGGTAAGTCTGGAGCCAGTGGGGGGTTCGAAGCTCAGCGGACCATCCGGGCCGGTGATTTTCCAGGGCAAAGTCACTCTGCTCTGA